In Leguminivora glycinivorella isolate SPB_JAAS2020 chromosome 19, LegGlyc_1.1, whole genome shotgun sequence, a single genomic region encodes these proteins:
- the LOC125236653 gene encoding neurogenic locus notch homolog protein 1-like: MAGSLLVIAPLVLFACLQVGVEAQRYYNYYPRGYYGRNLGSLYEHGRSISDNQVACGAHTCGVGAHCTQGSVRPVCACLPGHSGDPLSQCIRIECVDNSECRSHQTCVNQHCVNPCEGTCGINANCDVRNHVPVCTCPAGYTGNPFSSCRVADPEEACHPSPCGSNTKCHVANNQAICTCLPGYRGSPLSGCRHECESDHECGSQQTCRDFKCVSPCSDCGVNADCETVAAHRAVCKCPRGYHGDPYRICSPECTSDGECPSYKPACVYNACINPCTNVCGVNADCNLRGLTPVCSCPRNMTGDPFTYCRPFEARDLCEPNPCGTNAKCTPGHDRTGAERPVCTCPSGYIGNALVNCERGECELDSQCPDHLACVGFQCVDPCLGNTQCGSGAVCMGRRHLAVCTCPQGRNGDALVNCYESRSVAASTRYYRYKRNGNGDPEPAAVSEATVEETEATQATEAKSEAKEGEAKVEATEAPEAKASS, translated from the exons ATGGCCGGTTCCTTACTAGTCATAGCACCTCTGGTGCTCTTTGCGTGCCTGCAAGTTGGGGTAGAAG CTCAACGCTACTACAACTACTACCCTCGCGGCTACTACGGCCGTAACCTAGGTTCCCTGTACGAACATGGACGCTCCATTTCCGATAACCAGGTGGCTTGTGGGGCCCATACCTGTGGTGTGGGAGCTCACTGCACTCAGGGCAGTGTGAGGCCAGTCTGCGCCTGTCTGCCAGGGCATTCTGGAGACCCGCTGTCGCAGTGTATCAGGATTGAGTGCGTTG ATAACAGCGAATGCCGAAGCCATCAGACTTGCGTTAACCAGCACTGCGTTAATCCTTGCGAGGGCACCTGTGGCATCAATGCCAACTGTGAT GTCCGCAACCATGTTCCGGTCTGTACTTGCCCTGCTGGATACACCGGCAATCCCTTCTCTTCCTGCAGAGTTGCCGACCCAG AGGAAGCTTGCCATCCGTCTCCATGTGGATCAAACACGAAATGCCACGTCGCCAACAACCAAGCCATCTGTACCTGTCTTCCTGGATACAGG GGTAGCCCACTGTCCGGCTGCCGTCATGAGTGTGAATCCGATCACGAGTGCGGCTCGCAGCAGACTTGCCGCGACTTCAAGTGCGTCAGCCCTTGCAGCGACTGCGGAGTCAACGCTGACTGCGAGACTGTTGCTGCACATCGCGCTGTTTGCAAGTGCCCCAGA GGCTACCACGGCGACCCCTACCGCATCTGTTCCCCCGAGTGCACATCCGACGGCGAGTGCCCCAGCTACAAGCCCGCCTGCGTCTACAACGCCTGCATCAACCCCTGCACCAACGTCTGTGGAGTCAACGCTGACTGCAACCTCCGTGGCCTGACCCCTGTGTGTTCCTGCCCGAGGAACATGACTGGAGACCCCTTCACTTACTGCAGGCCTTTCGAAGCTC GTGACCTTTGCGAGCCCAACCCCTGCGGTACCAACGCAAAGTGCACCCCCGGCCACGACAGAACCGGAGCTGAGCGTCCCGTCTGCACCTGCCCCTCTGGATACATTGGAAACGCTCTCGTCAACTGCGAACGA GGTGAATGTGAGCTGGACTCCCAATGCCCCGACCATCTGGCCTGCGTCGGTTTCCAGTGCGTGGACCCTTGCCTCGGCAACACCCAGTGCGGTTCCGGAGCTGTGTGCATGGGCAGGAGACATCTTGCCGTCTGCACTTGTCCTCAAG GTCGCAATGGCGATGCCCTGGTAAACTGCTACGAAAGCCGATCCGTCGCTGCCTCCACTCGTTACTACAGATACAAGCGTAACGGCAATGGCGACCCTGAACCTGCTGCCGTCTCCGAAGCTACCGTGGAAGAGACAGAAGCAACCCAAGCTACCGAAGCGAAGAGCGAAGCAAAGGAGGGCGAAGCGAAAGTTGAGGCGACCGAAGCACCTGAAGCTAAAGCTTCCTCTTAA